AAGCGATGGAACGATCAGCTTGCCGCCGGTGCCGGTCCGCTTCCAGTCGATGTCGAAGGCATCGGCGACGGGCGAGAGCCGGCCCCATTCCAGCACCGACAGCCACCAGCCGTTATCCTTCCCCCCCACGCCCATATGGTTCGGAACGATGTCGAGGAGGAGCTTGAGGCCATGCTCCTTCAGCGCGTCCGAGAGGCGGCGGAATCCGTCCTCTCCGCCGAGTTCCGGATTGATCGTGGAATGGTCGACGATGTCATAGCCGTGGGTCGATCCGGGTGCTGCCGTCTGGATCGGCGAGGAATAGACATGGCTGATGCCGAGCTTCGCCAGATACGGCACGATCTTGACCGCGTCGTCGAAGGTGAAGTCCTTGTGGAACTGCAGGCGGTAGGTGGCCCGGGGCGGAGGAGAGGCGAGGGCGTTGCGGCGGGCGCGGACGTCTCGTCCTTCCTCCGCCAGGGCGACGGCGAGCCTGGGCATCAGGCTGCCCGGCGAGGCGATGGCCTCGATGGTGCTCGACAGGCGTCGGCGCCAGTTGGGATGACCCGCATCCATGCCCGGCATGTTGGGCTGGTTCAGCTCGCCCGAGGCGTCTTCGATCTGCAGGGCCGTGAGCACGGATGACGTACGTCCGAGATAGCGCACCGTTTCCTCGAGCGGCGGCTTCTCCGGCGGATGCGACGGCGGAAGGAGGCCCTGCTCGGCCAGGGCTTCCGTCAGGTGCTCCTTGTCGGCGGCCCTGGCGACGCGCTCGTCGGCAGCTTTTGCGGGATCGAAGATGCCGAGCGTCTGGCGCAGGTCGATGTCGAGGCCGCGCCACCAGCCGGTGAAGGTCGGCAGGTCGTGGGTGCTGATGACAGCCATGGCCGAGCGGGGATAGTCCTCCGGCCGCTTGAACGCGGATCCGTCCCGCTCGAAGGGCAGCACCCGGTAGCTGAGGACGCCGGATTTCATGATCGCGTCGGAGAAGCCCTCCGGGGCCGTGCCGAGATCCTCGGCGATCACGAGACATTGTGCGCGGTGGCTCTCCACGCGCAGCACCGCGAGCATCGCGTCGAACGGATAATCCACATAGGCGCCTTGCGACGCGGGAGCGCCGGACGGGATGAGGAAAAGGCGTTGGAGCTGGAACGCATGGTCGATCCGGATCGCCCCGGCATGGCGCATATTGGCCGCGACGAGGTCCCGGAACGCCGCTAGTCCCTGCTCATCGAGGGTGAGCGGGTTGAAGGGCGGCAGGCCCCAATCCTGTCCCTGGGGCCCGAGCGGATCAGGAGGCGCTCCGATGGAAAGCCGCGGGGCATAGCGCTCCGGCGTCGCCCAGATCTCGGAGCCGCCGCCATCGGCCCCGACGGCGAGGTCCCGGTAGAGGCCGATGGGAAGCCCTGCGACGCGCGCCCGTTCCGCCGCCTGCGCGAGCTGCGTATCGGCAAGCCATTGCAGCCAGACATGGAAGGTCACGCGTTCCGCGTGGTCCATGCGGAACCGCCTGACGGCGACCGAATGGACCGAACAATACTCCTCGGGCCAATCGCCGCTCCAGAACCGGCCCTGCTCCCGGAAATGCTCGGCAAGGGCCTCGAAAGCGGCGTGGGCCTCCAGGGCTTCACCGCCGGCCCGCCGGAATGCCTCGAAGATCCTATGGTCGGCCGATTGCCGGAAATGAATCCAGAGTGCATCGAGAAGCGGGCGCTTGAGAGCCCAGACCTCGGCATAATCGATGAGCTGGGCGTTCCGGAGCCGGGCGAGGCGCGCCTGTGCGTCCGCTTCATCGAGAAGCCTTTGGGCGCCGCTCTCGGCAAACCCCGCGACCGCCGTCGGGTCGATATAGATCGACTCGAGGAACAGCCGCGAGGAGGGCGAGTAGGGAGAGATCTTCGAACGATCCGAGGCGAAGAGGGCATGGACCGGGCTGAGGCCCAGGAAGGCTCCGCCGAGCCGGGCGACGCTCTCGGCCGCCAGCGCCACGTCGGAATAGTCGCCGATGCCGAAGTCGCGCTCCGACCGCAGGGAATAGATCTGTGCGACAGCGCCCCAGAGCCTTGCCTCGTTTTGGAACGCGTCCGGCTCCCAGCACCGGGGCGGGGCGGCGATGATGGTCGTCTCCCGGTCTCCAATACGGAGACGGTGATACCCGGTTGGCAGGACGGGAAGGTCCAGTCTGCTCTCGTTTCTGCCGAGGCGTCCCTCATGGACCGCGCCGTTCTCTTCGATCAGGATCCACGCATGCGGGCCGGGAGCCGCGCGAAATTCGATCGTCGAGGGCTTGTCCGCATCGACCGTCACGACGGCTGGGACCAGACCGTTCTTCAGGCGCTCCAGCCGGTCGAGGCTCTCGCGGGCGCCGGCCTCGGACGAGATATCGAGCCCAAGGGCGGTCAGCAGCGCCTGCCGGGTTGCCGGGCTGGTCTCGACGCTGTTCCCGAATGCATCGGTGTAGTCAGACGAAATACCGACAAGGGCGGCCATGCGCTCCAACAGAGCGTCCAGCTTGCTCATGCCGATTGTCCTTTCAAGATGATGCCCGACCAGGGCGTGAGTTGGAGATGTGTTCTGCTCACGTCGATGCCGGGGCTCGCCCAGAGCGCGCGGACACTGTCCTCGACGGGGATGGTCATGGGAGCGCTGCCGAAATTCGCAAAAAGGCGCAGCGTGTTCTCGGCGAAACGCCAGGTCACGTCGAGCGTGTTCTCCGGCGAAACCTTATAGTGGGAGCCGCGATAATCGCGCTTGAGCAGCGGGACGATCTCCGTTCGCCTGATATCGAGGAGATGACGGGTCCGTGACAGAACCTCGCGATGCGGGGAACGCTCCGCTTCCGACCAGTCGATCCGGGAATTGTCGAAAGTTGATCGATCCGTCGGGTCGGGGATCCTTTGCGACATTTCCGGATCCGTGAAGGCCTTGAAGCGCTTGAACTCGCCGCGTCGCCCGTCGCGGACTGCCTTGGCGAGATCCGGCTCGCTCTCGAAATCGACGAAGAACTGGAACGGACTCGACGCCGCCCATTCCTCGCCCATGAACAGCAGCGGGATCTGCGGCGAGAGCAGGAAGATGGCTTGTGCGAGTTCGAGGCGCTCCGACGGAATCAGATGGGCTAGCCGCTCGCCGAAGGCGCGGTTGCCGATCTGGTCGTGGTTCTGGAGGAAGGCCACGAAGGCGCTCGGCGGCAGATGCCCCGATGGCTCGCCGCGCATGAACCCGCCCTTGTGCGGTGACGGATCGCCCTGATAGGCGAAGCCTTCCGCCAGGGAGCGGCCGAGGTGCTGGAGCGGCTTGTTCGCGTAATCCTCGTAATAGCCCTCGTTCTCCCCGGTCAGGAGCGCGTGCCAGGCATTGTGAATGTCGTCCGCCCATTGCGCCGTGTGAAGCTTCGGCCGTCGTGCCTCGTCGCGATTGAGCCAGCGCGCCTGGTTGGCCTCGTTCTCAAGCACCAGGTGAACGTGGCGGTCGGGGATCGCCTGCCTGATGCGGTCCGCCAGCTCCCCGACAAAATGTGTTTCTCCATCGTCGACGATGGCATGGACCGCGTCGAAGCGCAGACCGTCGAAATGGAACTCCTCCAGCCAGTAGAGCGCATTATGGAAGAAGAAATCGCGCACGGTGCGACTGCCTTCGTCATCCACATTGATCCCCGCGCCCCAGGGCGTTGGGTGTCGTTCGGTGAAGAAGGTCTTGGCGTAGGCGTGGAGATAGTTTCCGGACGGCCCGAAATGATTGTAGACCACATCGAGGAACATCATGAGCCCAAGCTCGTGCGCGCGCTCCACGAGGCGCTTGAGATCCTCCGGGCTTCCATAGGCCGCGTCCGGCGCATAGGGCAGCACACCGTCATAGCCCCAGTTGCGGCGCCCTGGGAAGTCGCCGATCGGCATGAGTTCGATCGCCGTGACGCCGAGGTCTCTCAATTGTTCAAGCTTGCCCATCAGCCCCGCATAGGTGCCCTCCGGCGTCGCCGTTCCCACATGGATCTCGTAGAGGACAGTCTCCTCCCAGGGACGGCCCGTCCAGGAGGTGTCCGACCAATCGTAGGATTGCGGATCGATCACGAGGCTGCGCCCGTGGACATCGTCGGGTTGGAAGCGGGATGCCGGATCGGGCA
This region of Microvirga mediterraneensis genomic DNA includes:
- a CDS encoding malto-oligosyltrehalose synthase, with the protein product MSKLDALLERMAALVGISSDYTDAFGNSVETSPATRQALLTALGLDISSEAGARESLDRLERLKNGLVPAVVTVDADKPSTIEFRAAPGPHAWILIEENGAVHEGRLGRNESRLDLPVLPTGYHRLRIGDRETTIIAAPPRCWEPDAFQNEARLWGAVAQIYSLRSERDFGIGDYSDVALAAESVARLGGAFLGLSPVHALFASDRSKISPYSPSSRLFLESIYIDPTAVAGFAESGAQRLLDEADAQARLARLRNAQLIDYAEVWALKRPLLDALWIHFRQSADHRIFEAFRRAGGEALEAHAAFEALAEHFREQGRFWSGDWPEEYCSVHSVAVRRFRMDHAERVTFHVWLQWLADTQLAQAAERARVAGLPIGLYRDLAVGADGGGSEIWATPERYAPRLSIGAPPDPLGPQGQDWGLPPFNPLTLDEQGLAAFRDLVAANMRHAGAIRIDHAFQLQRLFLIPSGAPASQGAYVDYPFDAMLAVLRVESHRAQCLVIAEDLGTAPEGFSDAIMKSGVLSYRVLPFERDGSAFKRPEDYPRSAMAVISTHDLPTFTGWWRGLDIDLRQTLGIFDPAKAADERVARAADKEHLTEALAEQGLLPPSHPPEKPPLEETVRYLGRTSSVLTALQIEDASGELNQPNMPGMDAGHPNWRRRLSSTIEAIASPGSLMPRLAVALAEEGRDVRARRNALASPPPRATYRLQFHKDFTFDDAVKIVPYLAKLGISHVYSSPIQTAAPGSTHGYDIVDHSTINPELGGEDGFRRLSDALKEHGLKLLLDIVPNHMGVGGKDNGWWLSVLEWGRLSPVADAFDIDWKRTGTGGKLIVPSLGGLYGEVLEKGELQLKFDPTEGSLSVWHWEHRFPLRPTTYPVVLDLALAALADPTKAGELRGLTERLKALEETGSSPEKAEAMKRELAQAAAASPAMRKAIDSAVAIVNGTPGQPESFNTLHRLLEDQAYRLSYWRVASSDINYRRFFDINTLAGIRVEIPEIFEKTHELIVRLVEEGHVHGLRIDHIDGLADPEGYTRALQRKVGPGFFVAVEKILEPGEELRPWPVAGTSGYDVLNVIDGVLVNDEAGETFERIYRDASGLQGSYEDLLREAKVEITEKNFASELEVLVSDIKAVADADRRTRDYTAFSLRQALVEIIAAFPVYRSYLGEGEPAPEDVRLIGDTIHKAQQESTLPDRSVHDFIAAALLGKAKADSADIRRFRRRFQQLTGPVMAKSLEDTLFYRYGRLIALNEVGGDPGHFGLSSQAFHQANADRARTWPHAMIATATHDTKRGEDARARLLALSEMPEEWAQALDLWRDVVTPHLSDVDGAPSPDANDQAILLQALLGAWPMELLEGDDATLLPAFQERMDGYLIKALREAKRHTSWVAPNEAYEQAAGRLLHAVLDPKNRILDRLQPLARRLSRLGMLNGLSRTVLKMTLPGVPDIYQGTEFWDFSLVDPDNRRPVDYSARITALDTNEPVAALVKDWSDGRIKQHILMRLLHDRAASPDLYAEGDYRPLPIEGALSAHLLGYLRQHGEEALAVVVPRLWNGLTDSEGHTPLQAAWRDTTISLPHGRWQDVLTGEDILIGSDQERIASLMGTLPFAVLKRHGGDGIPH
- the treZ gene encoding malto-oligosyltrehalose trehalohydrolase, producing the protein MRRVHSMPFGAEITSDGIRFALWAPTAREVSLLLDDTEHPLKADADGWHRHVSRQARVGSRYGYRIDGNLVVPDPASRFQPDDVHGRSLVIDPQSYDWSDTSWTGRPWEETVLYEIHVGTATPEGTYAGLMGKLEQLRDLGVTAIELMPIGDFPGRRNWGYDGVLPYAPDAAYGSPEDLKRLVERAHELGLMMFLDVVYNHFGPSGNYLHAYAKTFFTERHPTPWGAGINVDDEGSRTVRDFFFHNALYWLEEFHFDGLRFDAVHAIVDDGETHFVGELADRIRQAIPDRHVHLVLENEANQARWLNRDEARRPKLHTAQWADDIHNAWHALLTGENEGYYEDYANKPLQHLGRSLAEGFAYQGDPSPHKGGFMRGEPSGHLPPSAFVAFLQNHDQIGNRAFGERLAHLIPSERLELAQAIFLLSPQIPLLFMGEEWAASSPFQFFVDFESEPDLAKAVRDGRRGEFKRFKAFTDPEMSQRIPDPTDRSTFDNSRIDWSEAERSPHREVLSRTRHLLDIRRTEIVPLLKRDYRGSHYKVSPENTLDVTWRFAENTLRLFANFGSAPMTIPVEDSVRALWASPGIDVSRTHLQLTPWSGIILKGQSA